ttatgtttttatttaaatatatgttCTGTACATATACCCTACTACCATTATGcatataaaaacatttatttatatttaagaatttaCTTAGGAATGTTTGAGTGTATTTATATGGATGGCTTGATTTAAGCATACAATTTAACTTCAATCACGATTTTTTCATTCTAACTTCAAGCACACAATCTACCCTTATTTATATATGGATgctaaaattttgaattttcattCAAACTTAAAtcacgatttttttttaaaaaatttaatctaatataatgaatttaaactttatttaaattttgtaaattcTAAACTTATAGGTACTTAATAgatttaatactcaatcttaattttattaatacaaaacattattgaatctataatttatatttataaaattaataaatcaattaattgCTTGAGTTCTTAGAGCATCAAAATGAAGATTtgaagtttatttattttattaatggacAAAATGTTAGGGAACAACAACCATAGAAATAATCACATGTTCCAAACAcatctattttatattttaaatttatatattaaatattttctcatatgctttataaaatattagagtTCTTAGTTCAATTCATTATggtgaaataaattaatattttattaactcatttattatttactattttttaaaataaaaaatttgagttATTATCACCATAATGTTCAATTTCAAAGTCAtacatattaaaaaattaaaatagttacTTATTTTATagcacaattaaaaaaacaagtCATATTATGTAAAACTAACAATATTATAATCTCAAAATAAACAATATCATATCTAAAAAAGAATATACAGTGACAAATTGTACTTTCAAACACAtaccaacaaattaaaactaccaaataacataaaaattaaaatacaaactaactaatagtatataaaaagtataaaaaatagaaagaaaatcaaacttatacaaagcacattactaatataattaagttataaaaataatatagtaataaaatatactagcttcctaatactactacttcaaaaatataaaaatctgcctaatatttgtaaaaataaaGTCTAATCTAATGCACAAATGCAAACGGAATGTTACAATTTAGTTAAAATCTATACGGATATATATCTAATTTGATTTGGTAGGTATAATCCAATTAGGGTATATTAGtccatatttaaattaatcttATGTCAAAGAGACATAAGGGTATTATGGCttggagacattatgtctctaaatcactacccTTAAACATTTTACATATCTGTACTTTCACATAATAATTGTTTTTAAATGTTTGGTGTCAAAGAAAGCATTTTAACTAGCAAACTAACTTATACTACTACCATTTAAATAATCTTTCAACCAATAATACCAGACTTGGTGACAACAACGAATCGGACCCACtatgaataaataatttattatataaatcctggtttattaatattagtaattaattatcAATATGATAATTCTTCTTTATGACTTAGGTGGCATGTGAATATACTCATTAAAATTGGGAAAAACGgatatacaaatatttattctttatgCCTTGTTATAGTCATTATTATGCAAAGAAACGAATCATACTACTAGAGATAGTGAACAGAAATTGAATAACACAATCAGTGAGTATTTGCTACAACAAATATGTCTCTGCTGTAAATAAAAGTCTCACTGTATTGCTTTTATGGAAAATGTATTTATAAAGTgtgaaaaataaagagaacaTAGCCATAGGTTCAAACTCAGCATCCTTAAATCTGCAGAATTGCTGTAAAACAAGATTTAAAATCTGCAGAAAGAGCAAAGGTGTGTATACCATTTTCACATGGCATGTCTATAATATACTAGTGTTACGTCTCAGTGCAATCTTCCGCTGGATAACTGACAACTCTCAAGTTCCACGAAGTGCACGAACACGATCCTGGATCAGTTGTCTTTCCCAGTCTGCAATGTCCTCAAAAGCATATTCAGGTAAACTATCGAGAGGCTCCTTCCAAGGGTCGTTCTTGGCAAGATCATACGTTGCTCCACGAATAGCCCGTCTGTTAGGTCCACATGGCCTCTTTGAAGTCAGCGCCTTGTATGCTGTGTCTAGCTGCTCCAAAGGCACGCGAACGAATCAATCAGAAACTGCTCCAGAAAACATATACAATAAAAGGTGTAGAATTCGTACTTACATCCATATTGCAGAACCAGAACATGTATGCAATTGCAACGGCCGGTGCCCTTCCCAAACCAGCAGTGCAGTGAACATATGCTCTTCCTTTACCCTCTGAAATTGCCCATTCCAACGAGGACACGGCTTTTGGTAATCCATTTCTTAAGGAATCTGGATCAAAATCTTTTGCCTGAAATCATGCAACACACTACATTATTCATCTCAACATAAACGAAGAGGCTTGAAAGAAGACGAGCAAAAAAACCAGATGAGCTTACAGGCCTTCTCATGTGCCGGATTCCAACTTCTTCACATCTTTTTATAATAGATGGAAGGTCAATTCCCCAGTATGCAACATCACTATCCTGCTGCAAGTTGAGAATATATGCCACATTCTCTTCCTCCCTCAGATGATCGATGTCTTCAACCTTTTGAGGTTGGGATCCAACAATAAGATCCTCAGTTATCAGAGTATAATTCATGCCTAAAGCCATAACACTTCCAATCAGCTTCTACACATCTTAGCGTTATAAACAAAATCGAAACACATTGCTCCGTTTAACAAGACACCAAGATTCTACAGTGCCATCAAACAAAACAGTATGCATGAAGTATCCAACCTCAAACCTCATTCTTGAACCAAACACACAATAGTGCTCAATGTAACACAGTTTTGCACATAGTAAAACAATAAACAAAGAAACCACCTAGAAGAGTGCAGAACCCCTTGCCATTTTATTCTGTCTATCAAAATTAGTCTACTTCTACTAATGACGTgagtcccactatccactaacgcTACTTCATTTACTTTCCCATCCCCAAAGTCTCTATTTTTCGAGGAAAGAAGAGTATAATAGTCAGTTGACATCATTTAGATCCACTTTTCTAGCATCATGTCATGTGATTTAAGTCAATTAAGCCCAGAAAACTATGAGTAAAAGCTACTTTACGATCTATTATAACAGAATAGTTGAAAAAGAGTAAAACTTGCCAACACAAACAAACCACTTTGCCCCACCAGATTCTCATATGTTTCTTGTTTTTGAATAGGAGATAGTTCAGCTAAAGAAAACCCCTAAAATGAAATCCAATTGGAACAAAACAGCTAAAAACGGAAGCAAAATAGCAAAATCACACACGCGCGTTCAAGATTCCTCTTTTTTCAAGAATTAATGTGACTGACCGAATTCGTGATGATATTCGTAAGGGTTCATCATCAGCTTCTTCATGGCGATGTTGTACTCATCCGTTTTAGTCGAAAACCCTTGCGTCGCTCCAACCTCATTCTcgggaaacttgcaacaaatcTTGGGAGATTTGAAGGAATCCTTTGCGATTTGCtttggagaagaagagaagaagacgGCAGTTTTCTGCAATTGGGAAGGAGGTGAAAGCAGCGGTGAAGAGAAGGTGAATGGGGTGCTGCCAACAGCTTccatttttctcttcttctctctctcaaaagaTTGCtgtcaatttttagttttttgtaagtgatgaatcggcgaatttttgatggtgatgaatgctggtagagaataaagatcacgacacaatgaatttacgtggttcgatttactgaggtaaatctacgtccacgggaagaaaagagggcagagttgtattgcttgatctgtttctctacagcttacaatacagacttgctattttatatttgatctctagagagcgagagagtctccctatctatctgatctaggttctatttatacaaaggaccaagatcgtggcatgcagcaccatttactaggtagtggatgtcgtggagatcgtggcgatcttgcatgggtccactatcctgcatgagttaatgactgcttgacaccactaaatagatcgtgggtgtagtggaggtggaaatcctgcatgagtccactatctcctagttcggtcgaatactgagaccgaactgctgaattattgccgagcagcttttgccgatctgagagtagagcttgatgccgacctgagagcagagtttgattggttggcttttaccgagctgtaggctggggccgaactctttggttgtgccgaactgaactctttagtcatgccggactgatactctttagtcatgccgaactgatactctttcttgggctttaggctgatgggctttactgctgttgggcttgtttagtacgtactccatcactacccccccggaaagcgaagtgaatcacttcggcattctggataaaggtacggggtaagtggatgtttgtcctcggtctgatgaagtgaactcttctttgaccggacttggtttgtgtcctaatttggcgagttttatcgctcggatcggactttccgttgtcctaatttggggatcggactttcccttgtcctaattcggcgagttttatcgcgtggatcggactttcccttgtcctaattcaggcaagttttatcgcgtgaatcggacttttgttgcagttcgtttcagacgaagtgcttgatttttaagccgaattgtggtcttgtatcctctttagaagcttggacttcacaatcgttggcttattgcagttcgtttcagacgaagtgcttgtttcttaagcggaattgtggtcttgtatcctctttagaagctttgactcacaatcgttggcttattgcagctcattttagacgaactgcttgtttaagctgaattgtggtcttgtatcctctttagaagctttgactcacaatcgttggcttattgcagctcgttttagacgaactgcttgtttaagctgaattgtggtcttgtatcctctttagaagctttgactcacaatcgttggcttgtatatgttctaagaaggggatcagccttcgaagaacaagatacctcagtaacatttgtaagagacgacacgcacagagacagacaaaacacacatagacaaaacgcacatagacaaaacgcacatagacaaacaaagaccaagcaaaccaaagaaagcacattgatcgaacaggactcaagactgactgaccggactgtctcttacaaatggaacttcttgaggttggaaatgtgccatgttcggggtacctgttctcctgacatgtaagccaatttgtaagaccctttgccgaggacttctgacacccgatacggaccttcccatgtgggttcgagcttgcccagcttttctgctcggcttacttcgttgtttctcaagatgagatctcccacttgaaattgcagcttcttcaccctttggttgtaataccgggctacttgctccttgtacttggctgcttttatgcatgccaattctcttctttcttcggcaagatctagctcggctctcagtccgtcgtcattcatttctgccgagaaatttagagttcggggactgggtatgccgatctccaccggaatcacggcttcagtgccgtacgcaagactgtacggagtttcaccgttggaggttgtgggtgtagttcggtaggaccataggacttgagggagattttctacccattgtcctttggcttgttctaaccgagcttttaaccctttcaccaggatacgatttgttacctccgtttgtccgtttgcttgtggatgagagaccgaagtgaaccgctgttgaatattcagctcttggcaccaattcttgaacgtcttgtcggtgaactgagtcccgttatccgagatgaggatgtggggtatgccaaatcggcacactatgttcttccagacgaagtccaatgcctttgagctcgttatcgtagctaatggttcagcctccacccacttcgtgaagagtccacggcaacgataaggaatttcatttgccgaggagcttgaggaagtggtcccactatgtctatgccccattgcatgaaaggccaagggctttgcatagtgtatagatcggtctgcggcatccttgggacatttgcatgaatttggcacttcgtacacttcttgacgagctgcactgcctcttgtaccatggttggccaataatatccccatctcagaacttttttagctaaagctctggctccgatgtggctaccgcacgatccttcatgaacttctctgaggatgtagtccgtctcttctggtcctacgcaccgcaataacggctggaggtaagactttctaaagaggactccttcatgaagttcgtatcgaagtgctcggcacgtgatcttccgagcttctctcttatcctcgggcaattgtacttgatccagatactgcaagatcggcgtcatccagttcggcgagctggatactgaatgtacctcggcttcatcaatgcttcgatgcattaattcttccgcctttgagctcggatctgaggccaacttacttaaggtatctgctcggctattttccgctctgggaatgcggattatccgaaaataggagaaacttcggctgatgctttgcgctttgtccaaatacttcttcattctctcgtcacgagcttcacttgtacccaacatgtgatttactatgacttgtgaatcacaatggactttgagagatttgacgagcagactttgcgctaactggagtccggccaggagggcttcgtattcggcttcgttattagtagttgggaataagaaacgaagtgaataagttacctcgtgtccgtcgggagcgataagtagaataccagctccacttcccgttttattcgaagctccatctacgaatccactccagcagtccggcggctcttcttcggattccaagggctgtgctagttcggcattggcagaatttttctgttcggcaatgacagggattgcttgatcgaacttggcctctgcaagaaaatctgccaaggcttgtcccttgatggcttttcgaggtaggtactcgattgagtgttctcccagctctatggcccatttggcgattctgcctgatgcttctggcttggtcaaaacttgccgaagaggcagatcggttaagacgcataccttgtgagcatagaagtatggccgcagtctccttgctgcatttactaacgccagagcaattttttccagaggttgataccttgtttctggacctcttaatgctcggcttgtaaagtagatgggaaactgctttgggccttcttctcgtacaagcaccgcgctaatggtttgatcggatgccgctaagtataagaaaatcacttcggcatctgttggagcagagagaattggaagcttggctaaataacttttgagctcgtcaaaagcctttttctgctcggctccccactcaaactttggtgccttttttaacactttgaagaacggtagttgcttttcggctgcttgggaaaggaatctattcaatgcggctagacatccagttagtctttgcacatcgtgtatggatttcggcatcgccatgttctgaataacttgaacttttgatggatttgccttgagtccgtcctttgaaacccaacaacccagaaattttcccgaatctaccaaaaaggtacatttttgggggttgagtttgaggttggcttttcggagcacgtcgagagtggatttgaggttgtcttcgtactccgaagtgcttttgcttttgacaactatgtcgtcgacatacacttcaacctgctttccgattaggtgccgaaaaagcttgtctaccatcctttgataagtggctccggcattctttaaaccgaatggcatctttttataagcgaaaatgccgaaatcggtaatgaaagctgttttcggagcgtcactctcatccatcaacacttggtgatatcctttgtataaatcaagaaaacagaaaatttcgaagccgatcaaagcttctacttttttatctatattcggaaggggataacaatctttaggacagtgcttgtttagatcggtaaaatctatgcacatccgccatcctccttcttttttcttgatcatcacaggattggccacccaagaaggatatttcacctcgaatagtacatccgcttttagtaattggcggacttcgtcatggatgacttggcttctttctgccgcaaagagtctttgcttctgttttactggccggattgaaggatcaatatttaaccgatgagtgattacctcggggggcactccggttatgtccaacggagaccatgcaaagacatctttgtactccttgaggagctgaatggtcttttcccggagtagaggcgttcctgcgaagccgatcttgaccgttctggatggatcatcttcgtataactgaacggtcattgagttcggctctgaagtgacttcggtcatctcgcttgcctttgactccggttgctgtgattgctatgcttgatggtgccgaactgattgctcggcacttttaagcgcaatctgcagacattcttttgctctcttttgatcacctcggatgaccgctatcccacctttagtggggatcttgatggtgaggtgataagtagagcaaacggcccgaactgtgttgagccagtctctccccaggatgatgttgtacggggaccgagctttcaccacaaagaactcgatcatcgtattggagcttgtaggcgcttttcccaccgtgatcggaaggctgataataccttcagggcgggtgtcctcctgggcgaaacttttcagaggaagtggagccggactgagccgagctggatccacttccattttatcgaaacattctttaaaaagaatgctgactgacgctcctgtatccacaaatactctgtggatcagtttgtttgccactccggcttgaatgacaatagcgtcttggtgaggagagatggctgggacgggatcggcatctgaaaatgtaatcacttcgtctttcttcagccttttatgtgttggctcctcttgattggaacctctgcgttctgcttttagggacgacttagtcttcccggcagggagagcatcaatagtctggattactccatcatattgcggctcgtcgtcgtcttcgggatcctcatgccttttcggatcctgaggattgcagttcgcacctctctgccttttgttctttttcggctgcttgctttggtatttttttaacgttcctgttttcacaagaacatcaatacctgcagccaaatttcggcactcctcggtatcgtgaccgtgggtttgatggaaggagcaatattgatcctgaggtcgccgcgcggctgatttcgtcatccgctttggtctttcgaacatatcggaatgtagttcgaaaatttccgctcttgacttgttcagcggtac
This genomic interval from Salvia splendens isolate huo1 chromosome 13, SspV2, whole genome shotgun sequence contains the following:
- the LOC121760171 gene encoding phosphoglucan phosphatase LSF2, chloroplastic-like; protein product: MEAVGSTPFTFSSPLLSPPSQLQKTAVFFSSSPKQIAKDSFKSPKICCKFPENEVGATQGFSTKTDEYNIAMKKLMMNPYEYHHEFGMNYTLITEDLIVGSQPQKVEDIDHLREEENVAYILNLQQDSDVAYWGIDLPSIIKRCEEVGIRHMRRPAKDFDPDSLRNGLPKAVSSLEWAISEGKGRAYVHCTAGLGRAPAVAIAYMFWFCNMDLDTAYKALTSKRPCGPNRRAIRGATYDLAKNDPWKEPLDSLPEYAFEDIADWERQLIQDRVRALRGT